The Candidatus Hydrogenedentota bacterium genome window below encodes:
- a CDS encoding glycoside hydrolase family 127 protein — protein sequence MSLLVVGVLVAHGALNAAQAAQPVALERVQIEDDFWGPKLNTWRTVTIPDCFDKFEKTGAFVNFDRVRDKQTGEHQGPPWYDGLVYEMIRASGDFMAVQPDPSMLARIDAYIERIAAASDADPEGYINTFTQLMEPDHRWGTNGGYERICHDLYNAGALVEAATHYYRATGKTRLLRSAVRMANLMYRTMGPPPKKNLVPSHSLGEEALIDLYQLFREKPDLKNALDVPVNESDYLSLAQFWLEARGHHCGQPDWEHLSEAECSKFIRESKYSGDRPSWGSYAQDHKPVLEQQTIEGHAVRATLMCAGLSAAARATGRNDYAQAAQRLWDNMTERKMHITGGVGAFANDEKFGPDYVLPNDAYLETCAAVGAGFFHWNMYRLYGEAKYVDELERVLYNGALSGVSLQGNSYYYENPLVATNRQRWDWHGCPCCPPMFLKLMGALPGYIYSADDTGVYVNLFVGSRVEVRIQDMPLIIHQRTVYPWNGKSALEFTAVAPVDCEVRVRVPGWSEGTHCSVNDRPINNLKIDNGFARIRGTWQTGDRITIEVPLPVRQVFANPRVEANVGRAAIMRGPVVYCVESADNAVPVKELVLSAGRELHQEYRGDLLGGVAVLSGKAIRYRESPELYRTTPFKGDAVDFTAIPFYANSNRTAGDMVVWLPVAED from the coding sequence ATGTCGCTTCTGGTAGTTGGCGTGCTTGTAGCGCATGGCGCGCTTAACGCGGCGCAGGCTGCCCAGCCCGTTGCTCTGGAGCGTGTTCAGATTGAGGACGACTTCTGGGGTCCGAAGCTGAACACGTGGCGTACGGTGACGATTCCCGATTGCTTCGACAAGTTTGAGAAGACCGGGGCGTTCGTGAATTTCGATCGCGTACGCGACAAGCAGACCGGAGAGCACCAAGGTCCGCCGTGGTACGACGGGCTTGTCTACGAGATGATTCGCGCGTCGGGCGACTTCATGGCGGTCCAGCCCGATCCGTCTATGTTGGCGCGCATCGATGCGTATATTGAACGCATTGCGGCCGCTTCCGATGCGGACCCCGAGGGATATATCAACACGTTCACGCAGTTGATGGAGCCGGATCATCGTTGGGGGACCAACGGGGGATACGAGCGTATCTGTCATGACTTGTACAACGCGGGCGCGTTGGTCGAAGCGGCGACGCACTATTATCGGGCAACCGGGAAGACGCGCTTGTTGCGGAGTGCGGTGCGCATGGCAAACCTGATGTATCGAACGATGGGTCCGCCGCCGAAGAAGAACCTCGTGCCTTCGCATTCGCTTGGCGAAGAGGCGCTAATCGATCTGTATCAACTCTTCCGGGAGAAGCCCGATCTAAAGAATGCGCTCGATGTGCCCGTGAACGAGTCCGATTACCTCAGCCTGGCGCAGTTCTGGCTGGAAGCGCGGGGCCATCATTGCGGTCAACCGGATTGGGAGCACTTGAGCGAGGCTGAGTGCAGCAAGTTCATTCGCGAATCGAAGTACAGCGGCGATCGTCCGTCGTGGGGATCATACGCGCAAGACCATAAGCCCGTGCTCGAGCAGCAGACCATTGAGGGCCATGCCGTTCGCGCAACGCTGATGTGCGCGGGGTTGAGCGCGGCGGCGCGCGCCACCGGGAGAAACGACTATGCCCAGGCTGCGCAACGTCTGTGGGACAACATGACTGAGCGCAAGATGCACATTACGGGCGGGGTGGGCGCATTTGCGAACGACGAGAAGTTCGGGCCGGATTATGTGCTTCCGAATGATGCGTATCTTGAAACGTGCGCCGCGGTGGGCGCGGGTTTCTTTCACTGGAACATGTACCGGCTTTATGGCGAGGCGAAGTACGTCGATGAATTGGAGCGCGTGCTGTACAACGGCGCGCTTAGCGGCGTGTCGTTGCAGGGAAACAGTTACTACTATGAGAATCCCCTTGTTGCGACGAATCGCCAGCGATGGGACTGGCACGGGTGCCCTTGTTGTCCGCCGATGTTCTTGAAGCTTATGGGCGCCCTGCCTGGCTACATCTATTCGGCGGACGATACCGGTGTCTACGTAAATCTGTTCGTAGGCAGTCGCGTGGAAGTGCGCATTCAGGACATGCCGCTGATCATCCATCAGCGGACGGTATATCCGTGGAATGGGAAGAGTGCGCTGGAATTTACCGCGGTCGCACCGGTGGATTGCGAAGTCCGTGTCCGTGTGCCGGGTTGGTCTGAGGGAACGCATTGTTCCGTCAATGACCGGCCTATCAACAATCTGAAGATCGACAATGGATTTGCGCGGATTCGGGGTACGTGGCAAACCGGCGACCGTATCACCATCGAGGTACCTCTTCCGGTGCGTCAGGTTTTTGCGAACCCGCGCGTGGAGGCCAACGTGGGCCGCGCGGCGATTATGCGCGGGCCGGTTGTCTATTGCGTCGAATCGGCGGATAACGCGGTTCCCGTGAAAGAGCTTGTGTTGTCTGCGGGCAGGGAGTTGCATCAGGAGTATCGGGGGGACCTGTTGGGCGGCGTTGCGGTGCTCTCCGGAAAGGCCATTCGATACCGGGAGTCTCCTGAGTTATACCGCACAACCCCCTTCAAAGGGGACGCGGTGGACTTTACGGCAATTCCATTCTATGCAAACAGCAACCGTACGGCGGGCGATATGGTAGTGTGGTTGCCAGTGGCCGAAGACTGA
- a CDS encoding alpha-L-fucosidase has translation MGAMKITRRGMLATTAAGAIGATGLTMGSTAAVQAAAEEKKGSQRHTVERLKQFEALGYGMFIHYGMSTFVQAELPSGNDPLEVYAPDKLDVGQWISVARDAGMKYAVLTTKHVAGHCLWPTKHTDYSVVNSPDKTDVVGKFVEACREKGVLPGFYYCSWDNHNRFGSQTPSDKGKELPAYTTSLYQTFQTAQITELLTQYGPIAETWIDIPGVLGRGYRTFLYKYVAELQPDTIIMMNSGISTQEDYNVDYAWPSDIIAIERSLPVEKGYQKWRTIEGKEYYMPGEVCDPVGKEWFWVEGDKPRADDELAKQFAACKERGVNLLLDVPPDKHGLIPEETVQALMRLRKNAGI, from the coding sequence ATGGGAGCTATGAAGATTACGCGAAGGGGCATGCTGGCTACCACCGCCGCAGGGGCGATTGGCGCCACGGGTTTGACGATGGGTTCGACGGCAGCCGTGCAAGCGGCGGCCGAAGAGAAAAAGGGTAGCCAACGGCACACGGTAGAGCGCTTGAAGCAATTCGAGGCGCTCGGGTACGGGATGTTCATTCACTATGGCATGAGCACGTTTGTGCAGGCTGAGTTGCCGAGCGGTAACGACCCGCTTGAGGTGTATGCCCCGGACAAGCTGGATGTGGGGCAGTGGATATCGGTGGCGCGCGATGCGGGCATGAAGTACGCGGTACTTACGACGAAGCACGTCGCGGGTCATTGTTTGTGGCCTACCAAACACACCGATTACAGCGTGGTGAACAGCCCGGACAAGACCGATGTTGTCGGGAAGTTTGTGGAGGCCTGCCGCGAAAAGGGAGTGTTGCCGGGCTTCTACTATTGCTCGTGGGACAACCACAACCGGTTTGGCAGCCAGACGCCGTCGGACAAGGGCAAAGAGTTGCCTGCGTATACGACGTCGTTGTATCAGACATTTCAGACGGCGCAGATTACGGAGTTGCTCACGCAGTACGGACCTATTGCGGAGACGTGGATCGATATCCCGGGCGTGTTGGGGCGCGGTTACCGAACGTTTCTGTATAAGTACGTGGCGGAATTGCAGCCCGACACTATCATCATGATGAACAGCGGAATTTCCACGCAGGAAGACTACAACGTCGACTACGCGTGGCCGTCAGACATTATCGCGATTGAACGTAGTCTGCCTGTCGAGAAGGGGTATCAGAAGTGGCGGACCATCGAGGGCAAGGAGTACTACATGCCCGGCGAAGTCTGCGATCCCGTCGGAAAAGAGTGGTTCTGGGTGGAAGGCGATAAGCCGCGCGCGGACGACGAGCTTGCCAAGCAGTTCGCAGCCTGCAAGGAGCGCGGCGTGAATTTGCTTCTGGATGTGCCGCCGGATAAGCACGGGTTGATTCCCGAGGAAACGGTTCAGGCGCTGATGCGGTTGAGGAAGAACGCGGGGATCTAG
- a CDS encoding redox-sensing transcriptional repressor Rex, with the protein MTTVQVSPQPDVKHIPEPTLRRLPAYHHYLKGLASRGREVVSCSRIGTELRLDPTQVRKDLAATGIIGRPKVGYPVTDLIESIEAFLGWKNVTDAFVVGAGSLGTALIHHQSFNQYGLNIVAAFDKDPEKIGKTICGKEVLAVEKLPSLAARMHVHIGIVTTPADAAQEAADLLVFGGVKAIWNFTPASLTLPESVIVQNEDLFASFAVLSSKLKAALGVAPAHSNWE; encoded by the coding sequence ATGACGACAGTTCAGGTTAGTCCCCAGCCGGACGTAAAGCACATTCCGGAACCGACCCTTCGTCGGCTTCCCGCTTATCATCATTATTTGAAAGGACTTGCGAGCCGAGGCCGCGAAGTGGTCTCGTGCAGCCGCATCGGAACCGAGCTGCGACTTGACCCGACGCAGGTGCGTAAGGACTTGGCGGCAACCGGGATCATTGGCCGCCCCAAGGTGGGATACCCGGTGACCGACCTGATTGAGTCCATTGAAGCCTTCCTGGGGTGGAAGAACGTTACGGACGCTTTCGTGGTGGGGGCAGGGAGCCTGGGCACGGCGCTGATTCACCACCAGTCTTTCAACCAGTACGGCCTGAACATTGTCGCGGCGTTTGACAAGGACCCCGAGAAGATTGGGAAGACCATCTGCGGCAAAGAGGTGTTGGCGGTGGAGAAGCTTCCGAGTCTGGCAGCCCGGATGCACGTTCACATCGGGATCGTCACGACGCCGGCGGATGCGGCCCAGGAAGCGGCGGACCTGCTGGTATTTGGGGGAGTCAAGGCGATTTGGAATTTCACTCCGGCCTCGTTGACCTTGCCGGAGAGTGTGATTGTGCAGAACGAGGATCTGTTCGCAAGTTTTGCGGTTCTTTCGAGCAAGCTAAAGGCTGCGTTAGGCGTGGCCCCGGCTCATAGCAATTGGGAGTGA
- the nuoE gene encoding NADH-quinone oxidoreductase subunit NuoE — MAPEKFREVREILDGYGHDASKMIPILQAVQEVYRYLPQEVLTYIATALGVPPARLYGVATFYAHFALKPKGKYVIRLCDGTACHVKRSSGILDALRRKLGLDEENNTTADMLFTVETVACLGACGLAPVMLINDTVHGQVTPDLAVELVEELIEAEVGQ; from the coding sequence ATGGCCCCGGAGAAGTTTCGCGAGGTACGCGAGATTCTGGACGGATATGGGCACGATGCTTCCAAGATGATTCCGATCTTGCAGGCCGTGCAGGAGGTTTACCGCTACCTGCCGCAGGAAGTGCTTACGTATATCGCGACGGCACTGGGCGTGCCGCCGGCGCGGCTGTACGGAGTGGCGACGTTTTACGCTCACTTCGCGCTGAAGCCCAAGGGAAAGTACGTGATTCGTCTGTGCGACGGGACGGCGTGCCACGTGAAGCGTTCGTCGGGGATTCTGGACGCGCTGCGGCGCAAGCTGGGGTTGGACGAGGAAAACAACACGACGGCGGACATGCTGTTCACGGTGGAGACGGTAGCGTGTTTGGGGGCATGCGGGCTGGCGCCGGTGATGCTGATTAACGACACGGTGCATGGGCAGGTGACGCCGGATCTGGCCGTTGAATTGGTGGAAGAGTTGATTGAGGCGGAGGTGGGGCAATGA
- a CDS encoding 4Fe-4S binding protein encodes MSMAVTETVNLEQIRDEYALAAKQTTRRIIVCAGTGCVANGALRVYDELVSRIDAAGLDVVTELRTEDHAAESNVNQGAWVSKSGCQGFCQMGPLVTVEPDGLLYVRVQEEDVEEIVLRTLRDRQVVKRLLYVDPSTETVCRGTSEIPFYTRQTRSVLKACGDVDPDDIRAYISAHGYVAAQRAFLHMKPEVICEEITLSGLRGRGGGGFPTGRKWALTLKQPGPKKYVICNGDEGDPGAFMDRSVMEGNPHSVIEGIMIAARAIGADEAYVYVRAEYPLAVQRIRRAVEEATAYGILGDDVFGSGQSLTCHVMEGAGAFVCGEETALIASIEGKRGMPTPKPPFPAQKGLWNKPTVINNVETLASIPLILRMGAVEFRKLGTEGSPGTKTFALTGHVANTGLIEVPFGATLREIVFNIGGGVTDDRGVIRPENFKAVQIGGPSGGCLTEEHLDLPLDFDSLRGIGAMVGSGGLVVMNTSTCMVKMARFFMQFTQNESCGKCVPCREGTKQMLALLDRIIDGTATEQTLELLQKLAVTVQKASLCGLGKTAPNPVLSTFRNFRAELEAHVYQKRCPAGSCASLVDYSIDATLCTMCGLCAFKCPVGAITGSKTQPYTISDETCIRCGECIRGCNSNAIVRS; translated from the coding sequence ATGAGTATGGCAGTAACCGAGACTGTAAACCTGGAGCAAATCCGGGATGAGTACGCCCTTGCGGCGAAGCAGACCACGCGCCGAATCATTGTGTGCGCGGGAACAGGTTGTGTTGCGAATGGCGCACTTCGGGTATACGACGAGCTCGTGTCACGAATCGACGCTGCCGGGCTGGATGTTGTCACGGAACTGCGCACAGAGGACCACGCCGCGGAATCGAACGTCAATCAAGGTGCTTGGGTTTCCAAGAGCGGTTGCCAGGGTTTCTGTCAGATGGGACCTCTGGTTACGGTAGAACCCGACGGCTTGCTTTACGTTCGTGTCCAGGAAGAGGACGTTGAGGAAATCGTGTTGCGGACGTTGCGCGACCGGCAGGTTGTAAAGCGGTTGCTCTATGTTGATCCGAGTACGGAGACCGTTTGCCGGGGCACGAGCGAGATACCTTTCTATACGCGGCAGACGCGTTCGGTATTGAAGGCGTGCGGCGACGTCGATCCAGACGATATCCGGGCGTACATCAGCGCGCACGGATACGTTGCGGCGCAGCGGGCTTTTCTGCACATGAAGCCGGAAGTCATCTGCGAAGAGATTACCTTGAGCGGTCTGCGCGGGCGCGGCGGCGGCGGTTTCCCGACGGGACGCAAGTGGGCGCTTACGTTGAAGCAGCCCGGGCCCAAGAAGTATGTGATCTGCAACGGGGACGAAGGCGATCCCGGGGCGTTCATGGATCGCAGTGTCATGGAAGGTAATCCGCACAGCGTGATCGAGGGGATCATGATCGCGGCGCGCGCGATTGGCGCCGACGAAGCGTATGTGTATGTGCGCGCGGAGTACCCGCTCGCGGTTCAGCGAATCCGGCGAGCGGTGGAAGAAGCGACGGCCTACGGGATTCTGGGGGACGACGTGTTTGGTTCCGGCCAGAGTCTGACGTGCCATGTGATGGAAGGCGCGGGGGCATTTGTCTGCGGCGAGGAGACGGCCCTCATTGCGTCAATCGAAGGGAAGCGTGGCATGCCGACTCCGAAGCCGCCGTTTCCCGCGCAGAAGGGTCTTTGGAACAAGCCGACGGTCATCAACAACGTCGAGACGTTGGCGTCTATCCCGCTGATACTGCGGATGGGCGCGGTGGAATTCCGCAAGCTGGGCACAGAAGGATCGCCGGGCACCAAGACGTTCGCGCTGACGGGTCACGTGGCGAACACGGGCCTCATCGAGGTTCCGTTCGGCGCGACGTTGAGAGAGATTGTCTTCAACATCGGCGGCGGCGTTACGGATGACCGGGGCGTGATACGTCCGGAGAATTTCAAAGCGGTCCAGATCGGGGGTCCGTCGGGCGGATGTCTGACGGAAGAGCACCTCGACCTGCCGTTGGATTTCGATTCGCTGCGCGGCATCGGCGCCATGGTCGGCTCGGGCGGTCTGGTTGTCATGAACACGAGCACGTGCATGGTGAAGATGGCGCGGTTTTTTATGCAGTTCACGCAGAACGAGTCGTGCGGCAAGTGCGTGCCGTGCCGTGAAGGCACGAAGCAGATGCTTGCCCTGCTGGACCGGATCATAGACGGTACGGCGACGGAGCAAACGCTGGAGCTTTTGCAGAAGCTGGCGGTTACGGTGCAGAAGGCGTCGTTGTGCGGACTGGGCAAAACGGCCCCGAATCCGGTGCTGTCGACGTTTCGCAACTTCCGGGCGGAACTTGAAGCGCACGTGTATCAGAAGCGTTGTCCGGCGGGGTCGTGCGCGTCATTGGTCGATTATTCGATCGACGCGACCCTGTGCACGATGTGCGGTTTGTGCGCGTTCAAGTGTCCGGTGGGCGCGATCACGGGAAGCAAGACGCAGCCCTATACGATCAGTGACGAGACCTGTATTCGATGCGGTGAATGTATACGCGGCTGCAACAGCAACGCGATTGTGAGGAGTTAG